TCGCCGGTGGTTCCCCGGGCGGTGAGGGCGGCGCAGATGGCAGCGACCGCGTGCAGCCCGCCGCCGGCGCTGTCGGCCACCGTGGCACCGGGCAGAGCCGGCCCGCCGTCGGCTGTCCGGCCCGAGCAGTGGAGGTAGCCCCCGACGGCCAGGTAGTTGAGGTCGTGGCCCGCCCAGTGGGCCCGGGGGCCCGTCTGGCCGAAGCCGGAGGTCGAGCACAGCACGATGCCCGGGTTGGCGGCCCGCAGCGCCTCGTAGCCGATGCCGAGGCGGTCCACGACGCCCGGTCGAAAACTCTCAATGACTACGTCGGCTTCGGCGGTCAGCCGTAGGAAGGCACTCCGTCCACCATCGGATTTGAGGTCCAGGAGGACGCGACGCATCCCCCGGTGGGCGCTGTATGCGTAGGCCGGCGGGGTGATGTGCACATCGGCGTCGCGGGGCACTGGACCCACCTTGATGACGTCTGCACCCCAGTCGGCCAGCCACCGGGAGGCGCGCACTGCGGGCCCCACCGAGGCGAGGTCAAGCACGGTGATTCCGTCGAGGAGAGGGCGATCGGTGGTCATGTCAGGGTCTGGTCGTTCTGGAGGATTCCGGTCAGAAGTTCTTGGGGAGGCCTAGGCCGCGGCGGGTGATGATGTTCTTCTGCACCTCGGAGGTGCCACCGCCGATGGTGTCCAGCACCGTGTAGCGGTAGGTCGACTCGGCCCGTCCGACCATCG
This Acidimicrobiales bacterium DNA region includes the following protein-coding sequences:
- a CDS encoding CoA transferase, encoding MTTDRPLLDGITVLDLASVGPAVRASRWLADWGADVIKVGPVPRDADVHITPPAYAYSAHRGMRRVLLDLKSDGGRSAFLRLTAEADVVIESFRPGVVDRLGIGYEALRAANPGIVLCSTSGFGQTGPRAHWAGHDLNYLAVGGYLHCSGRTADGGPALPGATVADSAGGGLHAVAAICAALTARGTTG